The Amycolatopsis endophytica genome includes the window GGGTGGTTCCCGGGGCCGGGACCACGAAGAGCAGGAGCGTGCCGGGATCGTCGAGGTGGACGACCAGGGCGTCGGCGACACCTTCGAGGTCTTCGACCACCGCGTAGAACTCGGCGGTGCCCATGCGTACACCGCCGCGGTTGAGGGTGGCGTCCGAGCGGCCGGAGAGGACGAAGCTTCCCCGGCCGGTCCTCAGTGCCCAGTCGCCCTGGCGCCACAGTCCGGGATAGACGTCGAAGTAGGAAGACCGGTAGCGTGCGTCGCCGGAGTCGTTCCAAAAGCGCAGTGGCATGGAGGGCATCGGCTGCCGGATGACGAGTTCGCCGACGCCGTCCACCAGTTCGCGGCCGTCGGCGTCCAGCACCGTGGCGTCGACGCCGAGGCACGGGCCCGCCAGCTCGCCCGGCCGGGCCGGTAGCCACGGATTGCCGGACAGGAATCCGGTGCAGACGTCCGTGCCCCCGCTCATCGAGTTCACCAGCACGTGTTCGCCGAGCTGCGACACGGCCCAGTCGAACCCGGCGGTGGGCAGAGGCGATCCGGTGACTCCCAAGGTGCGGAGAGCGTCGTACCGAGCCGGTACGACGCCGGCGTCGCGGCACGCCATGAGGTAGCCGGGGCTGGTGCCGAGCAACGTCGCGCGTGCTTTCGCCGCGGTACGCCACTGCTCGCCGAGATCGGGGTGCTGGAAGTCGCCGTCGAACAGCACCGCGGTCGCGCGGCGGGACAGCGTGGACACCAGCAGGTTCCACATCATCCACGAGGTGGTGGTGAACCACAGAACCCTGTCCCCGGGGCGGGTGTCGAGGTTGAACGCGTGGGTCTTGAGATGCTCGATCAGGATGCCGCCATGGCTGTGCACAATGGCTTTCGGCAATCCGGTCGTGCCGGAGGAGAACAGGACCCACAGCGGATGGCTGAACGGGACGGGCTCGAACTCGTGCGGTCCGGGCTCGGCCAACAGCTGGTTCCACGGCAGTGCGTCCGTGACGGTGTGCGGTCCGTAGTCGAGCGCGACCACGTGTTTCACGGTCGGCAGCCCAGCGCGGACCGTGCTCAGGTCGGCGGTCTTGTCGATCGTTTTCCGTCCGTAGCGGTAGCCCCCGACCGCCAGGAGCACCGTCGGTTCGAGCTGGGCGAACCGGTCGACGACGCTTCGTGGCCCGAATTCCGGTGAGCAGGCGGCCCAGATCGCGCCGAGCGACGCGCAGGCCAGGAAGGCGATCACGGTTTCCGGAACGTTCGGCAGGAGGGCCACCACGCGGTCGCCGCGGCCGACGCCGAGCCGGGCCAGCCCGGTCCTCGCCCGGGCCACCTGCTCGGCAAGCTCGCCGAACGTCATCGTGACGTCGGGGCGGGTCTGGGAGTAGGCGAGCAATGCCGGCTGGTCGGCGTCGCCCGGTCGTCCGAGCAGGTGCTCCGCGTAGTTCAGCTCGGTGCCCGGAAACCATTGGGCGCCGGGCATGTCGCCGGAGGAGAGCACGGTCCGGTACGAACCGGGGAGCTCGAAGTAGTCCCAGAGCGAGGCCCAGAAGTCCGCGGGCGCCGTGGTCGACCACTTCCACAACTGGTCGTAGGAGTCGAATGCCCGGCCCCGTGCGGCCAGCCACCCGACGTAGTCGGCAAGTCCGGTTCCCTCGGGTGCCGGCTCTCCGGCTCGGAAACGTGTCGGGCATGGGGTATGCGACATGGGTCAGGCTCCATCGTGCGAATCGGTCATCAGCTCGGCCAGGTCTTCGGGGATGCTGGTCGCGCCGCGGCGTTGGTTCGAGCCTTGACCTCCACTGGGGGGAATATTAGCATGATGAATATGCGTTATTGAGCGTCGCCGAGCGTGCCGGTCTTGTCAAGCCTTCCGGCGCGATCGGTGCGGAGGAGGTCCGGTGAGCGGTGACCGGGACGCGGTGACGCGGCCGGAGCAGGCGGCGAGGCAGCTCGCCGACATCGCGGGCGTGGTGCCGCCGGGTACCAGGCTGGGCACCAAACCCCAGCTGCGGCAACGCTGCGGAGTTTCCGTCGGCACCTTCAACGAAGCGCTGCGGCTGGCGCAGGCTCGCGGTGTGGTCGACCTGCGGCGAGGGCCGGGCGGCGGGATCTTCAGCGTCGAGCAGCCTCCGTTGGTGCGGCTGGGAAACTCGGTGCTGACCCTCGACGGGGGAGAGGACGCGGTCGCGGACGCGATCCGCATCCGGGACCACCTCGACGTTCTGGTCATCGAAGACGCCGCGCGGCACTCCTCCGCGGCCGACCTCGACGGGTACCGAGCCCAGCTCGAGGCGATGGCCCGAGCCGAGCGGAATTCCGACACGGTCGCGTTCATGACCGCGAACTGGCGGCTGCACGAGCTGTTCACCCAGGTGAATCCCAGCGCGATGCTGCGCACCATCTACACCGCGCTCCTGGAAATCATCCGCTCGCACACCGTCGGTGTCGGCGGTGTCGACGGGTATCCGGACGTCGAGCTGATGCGGCGGCGCCGCGAGGTGCACGCCGAGCTGGTCGGCGCCATCGCGGACCAGGACCCGGATCGGCTTCGCGCCGCCATCGCTGCCCACAGCGTGCGGCACAGCGGGGTGGACCACACCGGCAGGACCGAACCGGCTTCGCGTTGACGAAGGAGTGAGCCATGCCGGTGGACGCGATTCCCTTCGCCAGGAGCCAGCTGATGCGCACCCAGTCGGTGCGGGAAGCCGAGGCCGCTGGCGCGCACCTGCTGGCCAAGCACCGGCTCAAGGGCGCGGGTGCGGGTTTTCAGGCCCGGATCAACGGGGTCTGCCTCGGCGGCGTCTCCTTGTACTACATGCATTACGGGGCGGCGCTGACCGTGTTCGGGGCCCCGATCCGGGGCTGCGTCGGAGTCATCGCCCCGGTGCAGGGAACCATGGGTGTGCGGCAGGAACGGTTCGCCGCGGTGGCCGAGGCGGGCCGGTCCGCGGTGATTGTCGCCCCCGACTTCCCGATGCGCCTGGACTGGAGCTCGGACCTGCGGTTCTTTTGTTTCAAGATCGAACTCTCCGCGCTGCGTGCCTTCGCGCGGAGCGTGGATCCCGAGTCCGCGCTGGACGACTGGGTCGAGCCGCAGCTGGTGGGCCGGGCGGGCCTCGCCGGGCTGTTGGGTTCGGCCTCGCTCGTCGAATTCGCCTCCCGCCAACGGGACGCCGGTACCCGCAACCTGCCCGCGGGATTGCTCTGGAAGCTGTCCGAGCAGGCCATGACCAGTCTGCTGGTGGCCGGGCAGTTCGCCGGAGCCGGCCAGGAACGGCGCGGGCCGGAGCGGGTGAGTGACCGCGCGCGGGCCTACGTCGAAACCGCGATGTCGCCGACGCTCAGCCCGTCCGAGCTGGCGGCCGCGGCCGGGGTCAGCCTGCGCAGCCTGGAACTGAGCTTCCGGGCCGAGCTCGACACGACACCGCAGGCGTATCTGCTGGAGTCGAGGTTGCGGCGCGCGCATGCGGAACTGGTCGCGGGTAGCTCGCGGCATGGGCTGACCGTGACGTCGGTGGCGAAACGCTGGGGGTTCAGCAACGTCGGACGCTTCGCCGACAAGTATTTCGCGTTGTATGGCAGGCGCCCGGCCGAGACCCTGCGCGGCCGGTCCTCCGGTGCGGACTGACCCGAACGCGGACAGATGGCGAAGTCCCGGACGGACAATACGCGCAGAGAGCTGACGGTCCGCGACAGCCGTGGGTACCGTCCTCTCATCGCACCGGCTTGATCCGGGAAACGGAAGCAAGCCGGGTGCCCTGAACGGGCCGGAAACGCTTTCCGTGCGCACCTTCACACTGTGGTGAAAGGACAGTGCCATGCCAAAAAGCTCACTCGACTATTCGGATCTTCCTGAGCGGGCCGCGAAAATCCTGGAAAACTTTTTGCCTGACGAGGCGCTGGTCGCCAAGCGGATCGCCGAGCTCGGCGAGGTAGCCGCGCGGGAGGCGGACCGGGAAGGCGATACCGAGGTCCTGGACGGTGTCTCGTTCACGCACCATTTCACCGACGTCGACGGTGACAAGGAGCTGGTGCGCTATCACTGGGTCGAGTGCGGGGCCGGCGAAGTGATCGTCTTTCTGCACGGAATTCCGGACTCCTGGTACGAGTGGCATCACCAGATGGCGTCCTTGTCCGACGACTACCGGTGTATTTCCATCGATCTCAAAGGATATGGGCAGTCGGAGAAGAAACCGGGGGACTACCGGCACGAGGCGGCCGCCGAAGAACTCGTGCGGCTGCTCGACGCGATCGGCGTCGGACAGTTCACCATGGTGACTCACGACCGCGGCACCATGCAGGGGGACTACATCGCGGCGAACCACCCGGATCGCGTCCTGCGTTACGGTCGTGGCGAGCAGCACCTGTACCACTTCCACCCCTCGCTGGCGCCGCAGGGAGAACTGTTCGCCGAGGCCCCGCGCAACGGGATCATGGACGATCCGCGCCACCTGGTGGTCTGGGCGTACAGCTGGTTGAGCACGCACGAGGTGCCGGAAGACCAGCTCCGCCGCGTCATCCAGGAGATCGGCTATCCGGATTGCGCACGCGCCGTGCCGCGGTACTTCAACTCCTCGACTTTCCGGCAGGAGTGGATCGACCGGCGCGAACAGCTCCTGCCCGCGTGGAAGTGCGCGGTGCTGATTCTGCAGGGGTACGACAGCAAGACCCAGCCCCGGGAGTACTACGAAGGCGCACGTGAGTACATCCCGAACGCGAAGGACGTGCGGGTCCGCTACCTCCACACCGGACACTTCTGGCCGCTGGAAGCCCCGGCCGAAGTCACCGCCGCCATCCGCGAACTGCTTGAGATGTGACGAGAGATGACCGGACCGATCCGTCCGCAGCGAAACGGGGTGAGCGCGTGACCGCGGCAAGGACACCGTCGATCGACATCGACATCTACTCCGATGAGCTGACCCTGCGGCCTTATGAGGCATACCGGCAGATCCGGGATGCCGGACCTGCCGTCTACCTGGCCCCGCACGACACCTGGGTGATCGCGCGGTACGAGAACGTCCGTGAGGTACTGAAGGACACGGACACGTTCAGCTCCGCCGCCGGAGTCTCGTTGACCGCGCCGGTCAACGAGATCACCAAGGGCACCACGCTGGCCAGCGATCCGCCGGAGCACGACACGCTGCGCGCCATCGTGGCGAGCTCGCTGACTCCGAGGGCACTGGCCACCCGCAAGCCGGGAATCGCCCAGCAGGCCGAGCAACTGGTGGCCGGCCTGGTCGAACGCGGCGAATTCGACGCGGTCACCGAGCTCGCGCAGGTGCTGCCCCTGAGCGTGGTACCCGATTTCGTCGGCCTCCCGCAGGAAGGCCGCGATCAGCTGCTCGACTGGGCGAGCGCGGTGTTCAACGCGATCGGCCCGCCCAACGAACGATCGCAGCGCAGCCTCCCGGCCCTCGCCGAACTCGGCGAGTACGCGGGCAGGCTCGCGAATTCCGGTGCGCTGGCCGAAGGCAGCCTCGGCGCCGGTGTTCTCGCCGCGGCCGCCGACGGCCGGATCCCGGCAACGCAGTGCCCCGCACTGTTGCTGGACTACCTCGGGCCCGCCCTGGACACGACGATCAGCGCGGTCGGCAGCGCGATCTACCTGTTCGCCCGGCATCCCGAGCAGTGGGACAAGGTTCGCCAGGATCCGAAGCTGATCCCCAACGCGTTCAACGAGGTTGTCCGGCTGGAGACGCCGATCCGCGGGTTCTGCCGGCAGACCACCCGGCCCACCGTCGTCGGCGGAGTCGAGATCGGCGCGGGCGAACGGGTTCTCGTGCTCTACGCGTCGGCCAACCGGGACGAGCGCAAATGGCAGGACCCGGAGAAGTTCGACGTCACCCGGCGCGCGGGCGACCACGTCGGTTTCGGCTACGGCGTGCACGGGTGCGCCGGGCAGGGCCTGGCCCGGATCGAGGCACATGCGGTACTGGAGGCGCTGGCGAAACGGGTGTCGGCGTTCGAGGTGCTGGGCACGGATCGAGTGCTGAACAACGTGATCCGTGCGTTCTCTTCCATCCGTGTTCGCGTTACCACCTCGAACGGAGTGTGACATGACCGTCCACCGTGACAACGACGCCACAGTGGCCACCACCACCTACGACCACCAGGACTCGTCGGTTCCGGCGGAACAGGTGCGGGAAATCTTCGCCGGTATGCGGAACAGCGGCTGCCCCGTGGTGCACAGCGCGCACCACGGCGGTTTCTCCTACGTCAACCGGCACGAGGACGTCCGTCGTGCGATGTCGGACGCCGGGTCCTTCTCGTCGGGAGAGAACGGCATCGCCATCCCGGAGACCGGACTGCCGAAGATTCCCGCGCTGGAGTTCGACGAACCCGCGCACTCGATGTGGCGGGAGGTGCTGGGTGCACCGCTGACACCCGCGGCGGTGCGCGCGATGGAACCGACGATCACCGAGATCGCCCATCTGCTGATCGACCAGTTCGCCGACACGGGCGCGACGGATCTGGTCAGCTCGTTCGCCGAACCACTGCCCGCGATCGTGATCGGCCGGATGGTGGGGCTGAACCAGGCCGAGGCGGTCGAGGTCCGCGAGCTCGCCATCGCGATGTTCGAAGCCATGGGCACCGCCGAGTTCCCGGGCCAGATGGGCCGTTTCGTCGCCTTCACCGAGCAGCGGCTGGCCGAGCGGCGGGAGAATCCGCGCGACGACTATCTCAGCCAGCTCGCGCGCGGCTCGGTGGCGGGGGTCAGCCTCGACACCACCGGGGTGGTGGGAGTGCTCACCGCGTTCCTGCTCGGCGGGCACCATTCCACGGCCACCGGAATCGCCGGCCTGCTCCGGCACGCGCTCTCGGAGCCAGGGGTGCGGGACCTGCTCGGCGACCGCAAGACCGTGGCCCGCGTGATCGAAGAGAGCCTGCGGCTGACCACCCCGCTGCAACTGTTCGCCCGCACGGTCACCACCGACACGCGCATCGGCGAGCACCCGCTGGCCGTGGGCGAACGGGTCATGCTCAACCTCGGCGCGGCCAACCGTGATCCGGAGGTCTTCCCCGACCCGGAACGCTTCGACGCAGGTCGGCAGCGCAATCCGCACGTCGCGTTCGGTGGCGGTCTGCACACCTGCCAGGGACAGCACCTCGCGCGGGCCGAACTGCGGATCGCCCTGCAGGTGCTGCTCGCCCGGCTGCCCGACGTGCGGCTCGCCGGACCCGTCGTCGAAGGCGGCATGACCTCCGGGATGCTGTTGCCGATCGTCTCGCTTCCGGCGGTGTTCACTCCGGAGGGGGCATAGCGGTGGCGAGGAAGCTGGTCGTCGCCGCGAAGGAGCGGCTCGCCGATGGCGTGGTGGAGCTGCGGCTGCGTGACCCGGCCGGGGGTGAGCTCGCGCAGTGGTCCGCGGGAGCCCACGTGGACGTGCACTGCGGGCCGGGAATGGTGCGGCAGTACTCGTTGTGCGGCGATCCGGCCCGGCGCGGTGAGTACCGGATCGCGGTACTGCGCGAACCGGAAAGCCGCGGTGGATCACGCGCGCTGCACGACGACGTCGGGGAAGGCGCGCTGATCGAGGTTTCCGAGCCACGTAACCACTTCGGGCTGGAGCGGGCCGGGGGCTACCTGTTCGTCGCCGGCGGGATCGGCATCACGCCGATTCTGCCGATGCTGGCGGAAGCACAGCGGGCGGGAAAGCGCTGGCGATTGCTCTATGGCGGTCGGAGCCGCGCGTCGATGGCGTTCCTCGACGAGCTGCGCGGCTACGGGGAGAAGGTGCGGCTGGCACCGCAGGACGAGTGTGGGTTGCTCGACCTCCCGAGCGCGCTCGCCGGGCTGCCGGAGGGCACACTGGTGTACTGCTGCGGACCGGAGCCGCTGCTGGCGGCGATCGAAGCCGCCTGTGCCGGCGCGGGTGTGCCCACCGCCTTGCGCGTCGAGCGGTTTTCCGCCAAACCGCGGCAGCACGTCGTGGACGGCGAGTTCGAGGTGGAACTGGCCGGCACCGGACAGCGCCTGCGCGTCCCGAGCGACCGCACGCTTCTCGACGTCCTGCGCGACGCCGAAGTGGACGTCCTCACCTCCTGCGAAGAGGGCACCTGTGGCAGCTGCGAAACCGGGGTGCTGCGCGGTGAACCCGACCATCGCGATTCCGTGCTGACCGACGAAGAGCGTGAACAGGGCGATCGGATCATGGTGTGCGTCTCACGCAGCAGAACGCCCCTGCTCACCCTGGACCTGTGACCCCGGCGCGGCGGCGCCGATACTTCCGGACAGGAGTTCGATGATGCGAATCCACATCGATCGCGATCGATGTGAAGGCCACGGTCAGTGCGCGGCCGTCGCGGAGCGCGTGCTGTACCTCGACGACAATGCCGAGCCCGTGCCGCGCTTCGAGGGCGACGTCCCGGAGCACCTGGAAGAGGACGCTCGTGCGGCGGTGTCGTGCTGTCCGGTCGCGGCCTTGTCCGCCGAAGCGGACTGACGGCCGCGGTGACCCGCCGTGGTGCCTACCGCTCCGCAAGCACATCGAGCCTTTTCCGGACGACGTCGGGATCGGTGTCCGTGACGCCGTGGACGAGCCGGTCGACCCCGGCCCGCCGGTAGGCATCCTCGGCGGCCGGACCCGGTTCGGCGTTCACCAAGGTGACCGGCACCCGATCCCGTCCGAGTTCGGCCGCCCTGCGCCGGAGCGCGGCGATCCGCCTGCCGAGCCCGTCGGCGTCGCGGGCGGCGACGCCGATCGGGAGCCAGCCGTCCCCGAAGTCCAACACCCGGCGCTCGACTCCGGGCCCCATGCCGCCCACCAGGACCGGTGGGCGGCGCACCGGCATCGGGTACGCGAACGAGTCCCCGAACGACACGAACTCCCCCGCGTACCGAGCGGGACTGTTCTCCCACAGGGCCTTCATCGCCTCGACGTGCTCGGCCAGCCGCCGGTTGCGAGTCGCGGGGTCGACGCCGTGGTGGCGCATCTCGGCGCGGTTCCACCCGGCGCCGACCCCGAGCAGGACGCGCCCGCCCGACAGATGGTCGAGCGAGGCGACCTGCTTCGCGGTGTAGAGGGGGTCGCGCTGCGCCACCAGGGTCACGCCCGTTGCCAGACCCAGGGTCGTCGTCGCGGCCGCCGCGGCCGCGAGCGCGACGAACGGGTCGTAGAGCCGCGCGTAGAAGCCGTCCGGGTCCGCGTCCGGCCCGGCGGGCAGGTGCGAGTGCTCGGGCAGCCACAGCGACTCGAACCCGCGTTCCTCGACCTCCCGCGCCAGATCCATCGCGCTCAGCGACGTGTCCGTGACGAAGGCGCTGACCCCGTGCTTCATGACGACGAACCGACTCTCACCGTGACACCGGCCCGGCGGGCGGCCTCGGGAAAGATCTCGAACCCGCGCCGCCCGATCG containing:
- a CDS encoding alpha/beta fold hydrolase — encoded protein: MPKSSLDYSDLPERAAKILENFLPDEALVAKRIAELGEVAAREADREGDTEVLDGVSFTHHFTDVDGDKELVRYHWVECGAGEVIVFLHGIPDSWYEWHHQMASLSDDYRCISIDLKGYGQSEKKPGDYRHEAAAEELVRLLDAIGVGQFTMVTHDRGTMQGDYIAANHPDRVLRYGRGEQHLYHFHPSLAPQGELFAEAPRNGIMDDPRHLVVWAYSWLSTHEVPEDQLRRVIQEIGYPDCARAVPRYFNSSTFRQEWIDRREQLLPAWKCAVLILQGYDSKTQPREYYEGAREYIPNAKDVRVRYLHTGHFWPLEAPAEVTAAIRELLEM
- a CDS encoding FadR/GntR family transcriptional regulator; its protein translation is MSGDRDAVTRPEQAARQLADIAGVVPPGTRLGTKPQLRQRCGVSVGTFNEALRLAQARGVVDLRRGPGGGIFSVEQPPLVRLGNSVLTLDGGEDAVADAIRIRDHLDVLVIEDAARHSSAADLDGYRAQLEAMARAERNSDTVAFMTANWRLHELFTQVNPSAMLRTIYTALLEIIRSHTVGVGGVDGYPDVELMRRRREVHAELVGAIADQDPDRLRAAIAAHSVRHSGVDHTGRTEPASR
- a CDS encoding AraC family transcriptional regulator, which gives rise to MPVDAIPFARSQLMRTQSVREAEAAGAHLLAKHRLKGAGAGFQARINGVCLGGVSLYYMHYGAALTVFGAPIRGCVGVIAPVQGTMGVRQERFAAVAEAGRSAVIVAPDFPMRLDWSSDLRFFCFKIELSALRAFARSVDPESALDDWVEPQLVGRAGLAGLLGSASLVEFASRQRDAGTRNLPAGLLWKLSEQAMTSLLVAGQFAGAGQERRGPERVSDRARAYVETAMSPTLSPSELAAAAGVSLRSLELSFRAELDTTPQAYLLESRLRRAHAELVAGSSRHGLTVTSVAKRWGFSNVGRFADKYFALYGRRPAETLRGRSSGAD
- a CDS encoding cytochrome P450, with product MTVHRDNDATVATTTYDHQDSSVPAEQVREIFAGMRNSGCPVVHSAHHGGFSYVNRHEDVRRAMSDAGSFSSGENGIAIPETGLPKIPALEFDEPAHSMWREVLGAPLTPAAVRAMEPTITEIAHLLIDQFADTGATDLVSSFAEPLPAIVIGRMVGLNQAEAVEVRELAIAMFEAMGTAEFPGQMGRFVAFTEQRLAERRENPRDDYLSQLARGSVAGVSLDTTGVVGVLTAFLLGGHHSTATGIAGLLRHALSEPGVRDLLGDRKTVARVIEESLRLTTPLQLFARTVTTDTRIGEHPLAVGERVMLNLGAANRDPEVFPDPERFDAGRQRNPHVAFGGGLHTCQGQHLARAELRIALQVLLARLPDVRLAGPVVEGGMTSGMLLPIVSLPAVFTPEGA
- a CDS encoding cytochrome P450 — protein: MTAARTPSIDIDIYSDELTLRPYEAYRQIRDAGPAVYLAPHDTWVIARYENVREVLKDTDTFSSAAGVSLTAPVNEITKGTTLASDPPEHDTLRAIVASSLTPRALATRKPGIAQQAEQLVAGLVERGEFDAVTELAQVLPLSVVPDFVGLPQEGRDQLLDWASAVFNAIGPPNERSQRSLPALAELGEYAGRLANSGALAEGSLGAGVLAAAADGRIPATQCPALLLDYLGPALDTTISAVGSAIYLFARHPEQWDKVRQDPKLIPNAFNEVVRLETPIRGFCRQTTRPTVVGGVEIGAGERVLVLYASANRDERKWQDPEKFDVTRRAGDHVGFGYGVHGCAGQGLARIEAHAVLEALAKRVSAFEVLGTDRVLNNVIRAFSSIRVRVTTSNGV
- a CDS encoding PDR/VanB family oxidoreductase, with translation MARKLVVAAKERLADGVVELRLRDPAGGELAQWSAGAHVDVHCGPGMVRQYSLCGDPARRGEYRIAVLREPESRGGSRALHDDVGEGALIEVSEPRNHFGLERAGGYLFVAGGIGITPILPMLAEAQRAGKRWRLLYGGRSRASMAFLDELRGYGEKVRLAPQDECGLLDLPSALAGLPEGTLVYCCGPEPLLAAIEAACAGAGVPTALRVERFSAKPRQHVVDGEFEVELAGTGQRLRVPSDRTLLDVLRDAEVDVLTSCEEGTCGSCETGVLRGEPDHRDSVLTDEEREQGDRIMVCVSRSRTPLLTLDL
- a CDS encoding acetoacetate--CoA ligase; amino-acid sequence: MSHTPCPTRFRAGEPAPEGTGLADYVGWLAARGRAFDSYDQLWKWSTTAPADFWASLWDYFELPGSYRTVLSSGDMPGAQWFPGTELNYAEHLLGRPGDADQPALLAYSQTRPDVTMTFGELAEQVARARTGLARLGVGRGDRVVALLPNVPETVIAFLACASLGAIWAACSPEFGPRSVVDRFAQLEPTVLLAVGGYRYGRKTIDKTADLSTVRAGLPTVKHVVALDYGPHTVTDALPWNQLLAEPGPHEFEPVPFSHPLWVLFSSGTTGLPKAIVHSHGGILIEHLKTHAFNLDTRPGDRVLWFTTTSWMMWNLLVSTLSRRATAVLFDGDFQHPDLGEQWRTAAKARATLLGTSPGYLMACRDAGVVPARYDALRTLGVTGSPLPTAGFDWAVSQLGEHVLVNSMSGGTDVCTGFLSGNPWLPARPGELAGPCLGVDATVLDADGRELVDGVGELVIRQPMPSMPLRFWNDSGDARYRSSYFDVYPGLWRQGDWALRTGRGSFVLSGRSDATLNRGGVRMGTAEFYAVVEDLEGVADALVVHLDDPGTLLLFVVPAPGTTLDDALRARIRRTLREQLSPRHVPDAIAAVPAIPRTLTGKKLETPIKEILAGRPITEVVSPDAVTGYSALPAFTAAAHPRETT
- a CDS encoding ferredoxin, with the protein product MMRIHIDRDRCEGHGQCAAVAERVLYLDDNAEPVPRFEGDVPEHLEEDARAAVSCCPVAALSAEAD
- a CDS encoding TIGR03619 family F420-dependent LLM class oxidoreductase, whose amino-acid sequence is MKHGVSAFVTDTSLSAMDLAREVEERGFESLWLPEHSHLPAGPDADPDGFYARLYDPFVALAAAAAATTTLGLATGVTLVAQRDPLYTAKQVASLDHLSGGRVLLGVGAGWNRAEMRHHGVDPATRNRRLAEHVEAMKALWENSPARYAGEFVSFGDSFAYPMPVRRPPVLVGGMGPGVERRVLDFGDGWLPIGVAARDADGLGRRIAALRRRAAELGRDRVPVTLVNAEPGPAAEDAYRRAGVDRLVHGVTDTDPDVVRKRLDVLAER